The Deinococcus carri genomic sequence GCGGGCACCTACAACCTGGAACAGCCCGAACTGGCGAACGAGCTTGGCGTGCGCAAGGCCAGAAATATCCTGTCCACCACGCCGGACCTGATCGCCAGCGGCAATATCGGCTGCCACACCCAGATTCAGAGCCACGTCCGGCGGCAGGGGAGCCGGGTGCCGGTGCTGCATACGGTGGAAGTGCTGGACCTGGCTTATCGGGGGGAGCTGTGAGGGGAGGGAGGCGGGACGCGGGACGCAGTGCGCGGTTGGTCTTTTCCCGTGCACCGCGCACCGCGTACTGCGCCCCCGAGGTCCACCCATGACCCCCCGCAAAACCGCCCTTTCCCCTGGTTCCCCCGCCCCCAAGCCCCGCTCGAACGGGAAGCCCGACAATGCCCTCGCTGCTGAACTCACCCGCCTGCTCGGCCCGCAGAAGGTTCTCTCCAACCTCTCCGAGCGGCTGAATTACCGCTACGACGCGATTCAGTTCGGGGCGACGCCGCTGGCTGTAGTGCTGCCGGAAAGTACGGCGGACGTGGTGACGGCGGTGCGGGCGGCGCGGGCGGCGGGCGTGCCTGTCGTGGGGCGCGGGGCGGCGAGTGGGCTGAGTGGCGGCGCGGCTCCGGCCCTACCCGGACTCGTCATCTCCTTTACCCGCATGACCCGGCTGGACATCTTCCCGGAGCGGCGGGAGGCGCGGGCACAGGCGGGCGTGGTGACGCTGGCGGTGACGGACAAGGCCAGACCGTTCGGCCTGATCTACCCGCCCGACCCCGCCAGCTTCCGCACCAGCACCATCGGCGGGAACCTGGGCGAGAACGCGGGGGGGCCGCTGTGCTTCAAGTACGGGGTGAGCGGCGACTACGTGCGGGGCCTGGAGTTCGTGGACGCGGAGGGCGAGGTGCATGAACTGGGCCGCGACGCCTACGACCTGGCCGGGTTGCTGATCGGTTCAGAGGGCACCCTGGGCCTCATCACCGAGGCCACGCTGCGCCTGACCCCGCCGCCCCGGTTCACCCGCACCCTGATGGCGAGTTTCGCGGAGGTGGGGGCCTGCGCCGAGGCGGTCAGCGCCGCGATTGCCGCCGGGGCCGTGCCGGGCAAGCTGGAATTCATGGATCAGGCCTGCACGAACGCGGTGGAGGACTACCTGCACCTGGGCCTGCCACGGGAGGCGGGGGCCGTGCTGCTGGTGGACACCGACGGCGACGATCTGGACACGGTGGAGGAGGAACGTGCGCTGGTGGAGGCCGCCTGCCTGGCCGCCGGGGGCACGGTGCGCCGCGCCGCCAGTGACGCCGAGAGCGCCGCGCTGTGGCAGGCCCGCCGCAGCGTCAGCCCGGCGCTGGGCCGCATCCGCCCGCAGCGCATGAACGAGGACATCGTGGTGCCGCGCAGCGTGCTGCCCGACGTGGTGCGCGAGATTCGCGCGCTGGGCGACGCCAGCGGCTTTCACGTCGTGCAGTTCGGGCACATCGGGGACGGGAACCTGCACCCCAACATCCTCTTCGACCCCCGGCGCGAATCGCCGGAAGCCGTCCACGACCTCGCCCACCGCATCGCCCTCGTCGCCATCCGGCACGGCGGCGTCCTCAGCGGCGAACACGGCATCGGCACCATGAAACGGCCCTTCATGCGCGAGGCGGTGGACCCGGTGACCCTCAGCGCACTCTGGGACGTGAAGCGGGCGCTGGACCCGGCAGGGGCGCTGAATCCCGGCAAGGTGCTGCCGGAGGAGGAGTGAGGATGGGAAGCGGGATGCAGTACGCAGGACGCAGGAAAAAGCACGCAAAGGCCACGACGCCCGCGCACCGCTTCCCGCGCACCGCGCACCAGCCGGAGGCCAGCCATGCCCATCCTTGACCTCTCCCCCCACGACCAGACCGTCACCGTCAGCGGCGATACCGGGCTGCTGGAGGTTCACGCCGCGCTGCCCGCCGGGCTGTATCCGCCCTTTCCGCGGGTGGAACTGCCGGGCGGGGTGGGCGGGCTGGTCGCGCGCGGCGGCTTCGGGCAGACCTTCTTCTTCGGGGCGGAGGTGCTGGGCGTGACCTTTCGCGCGCCGTCGGGCCGCGTGGTGCGGGCGGGCGGGCGCACCGTGAAGAATGTGCAGGGCTACGACCTCACCCGCCCCTTCGTCGGTTCCTTCGGGCTGCTGGGCGAGGCGCTGGAAGTGACCCTGAGGCTCCGCCCCGGCCTGAGCGTGCGCCACGTCGCGGCCCCCGGCTCGCTGGCGGCCCTGGGGCACCTGTCTGCCCGCTTTGCCTGGCAGGACGGCGGCGAGGTTCACCTGCTGCATTTCGGCCACGCGCGCGAGGTGGAGCGGGCGCTGGGCGTGCTGCCGCAGGCGCGGGAGGTCACGGGACCTCTCGACCTCACCTCCCGCTTTCCGGACGGCCTCGGGGTAGGGGAGGGTGCGGCGTTGCGCGACCGCCGCTTCGGTTGGGTGAACGGCGGGGGAGCGCCCCCGGTGCCCCCGCTGTTCGCGCGGGTGGCGGCCAGCCTCTGAAGAGGCAGATGGCAAATGGCAGAAGGCGGAAGGCCCTTTGTCTCTGGCCTTCTGCCTTCTGCCTTCCGCCCCCCAGCGTTCTATCCTGACCCATGACCAACATCGGAACCGGGCCGGGCCGGGCGCGGCAGACGCGGGTGTACGTGCGTGGCCTGGGCGGCGAGCGGCCCGCCGTGCCTGTGGCCCCGGAGCGGCTTCAGGCGGCGGCGCAGGCCAAACTGGGGGCGGCAGACTTCGCGTACATCGCGGGCGGGGCGGGGGCCGAGCGGACCATGCGCGCCAACCTGGCCGCCTTCGAGCGGGTCCGGCTGCTGCCACGCCGCCTGTCCGGTTCGCGCGAGCGTGACCTGGGCGTGGAGCTGCTGGGGCAGACCCTGGCCGCGCCCCTCCTCCTGGCCCCCATCGGCGTGCTGGAGGCGGCGCACCCGGAGGCCGACCTCGCGGTGGCCCGCGCGGCGGCGGCGGAAAACGTCCCCTTCATCTTCTCCTCGCAGGCCTCCGTGCCGATGGAGAGTTGCGCGGCGGCGATGGGTGACTCGCCCCGCTGGTTCCAGCTCTACTGGGGCACCGACGACGAGGTGACACGTTCCTTCGTGCGCCGGGCGGAGGCGTGCGGCGCGGGGGCCATCGTGCTGACGCTCGACACCACGCTGCTGGGATGGCGTCCGCGCGACCTCGACCTGGGAAGCCTGCCCTTCCTGCGCGGGCGCGGCATCGCGCAGTACCTCAGTGACCCGGTGTTCCGCTCGCGGCTAGACCAGGCTCTCCCCGCCCCCGCCGTGCAGCCGCCCCGCACGCCCGCCCTGCTGCGCGCCGGGGCAGAGCTGGCCGCGCGGGGCCGCAGGTTCGGCCTGAGCCTGGAGCAGATGCAGGCCGCCGCCGCCCGCTTCACCGCCACCTACACCCGCCCCGACCTGGGCTGGGACGACGTGAGCCGCCTGCGGGAGTGGACCGGCCTCCCCATTCTCCTCAAGGGCATCCTCCACCCCGACGACGCGCGCGAGGCGGCGTCCCGCGGGGTGAACGGCCTGATTGTCAGCAACCACGGCGGGCGGCAGATTGACGGCGAGGTGGGCGCGCTCGATGCCCTGCCGGGTGTGGTCGCGGCGGCGGGCGACCTCCCCGTGCTGCTCGACAGCGGTGTCCGCACCGGGTCGGATGTGGCCAAGGCGCTCGCGCTGGGCGCGCGGGCCGTGCTGCTGGGCCGCCCCTACGCTTACGGCCTCGCCATCGCGGGGGAAACGGGTGTGCGCGAGGTCATCCAGAACGTGCTGGCCGAGTTCGACCTCACGCTGGGACTGCTGGGCGTGCGGGCCGCGCGTGACCTGGGGCCGCAGCATCTCGCGCCGCCCACGCCGTCTACACAACCCTGCTAAAGCCGCGTATTCTGAGGGGCGTGCATAAGCAACTTGCCTTGATGGCCGCCCTGCTCCTGGGCGCGGCGGGCGCGCAGACCGTGGACCTGCGCATCCTCGAAACGACTGACCTGCATACCAACGCGCTGGGCTACGACTACTACCAGGACAAGCCGACCGGCGAGTTCGGCCTGGAATACGCGGCCACGCTGATCAAGCAGGCCAAAGGCGAGAAGCGCAACACGCTGCTGTACGACAACGGCGACCTGATCCAGGGCACGCCGCTGGGCGACTTCGTGGCGCGGGTGCAGCCGCTCAAGGCCGGGCAGATGCACCCCCTGCACGCGGCGATGCGCGTCCTGAAGTACGACGCCGGGAACCTCGGTAACCACGAGTTCAACTACGGCCTGCCCTTCCTCCAGCAGGTGGTCGCCGCCGCGCCGATGCCCTACGTCAGCGCCAACGCCTACAAGGATGACGGCACCGGCAAACCCGGCGAGAACGCCTTCACGCCCTACCTGATCCAGCGCAAGGTCGTGTACGACACCGAGGGCCGCCCCTACGTCCTCAACGTGGGCGTGATCGGCTTCCTGCCTCCGCAGATCGTCAACTGGGACAAGTCCAACCTCGACGGCAAGATCGTCACCACCGATATCGTGGAGGCCGCCCGCAAGTTCGTTCCGCAGATGAAGGCCCAGGGGGCGGATATCGTGGTCGCGGTCGCCCACAGCGGCATCAGCGCGGACTACCAGCCCGGCCAGGAGAACGTGGCCGCCGAACTCACCAAGGTCCCCGGCATCGACGTGGTGCTCAGCGGCCACAGCCACCAGGAGTTCCCCGGGCCGGTGTACAAGAGCATTCCCGGCGCGGACATCACCAAGGGGACCATCAACGGCAAGCCGGTCGTGATGGCGGGCTTCTGGGGCAACGACCTGGGTGTGGTGGACCTGAAACTGAACTACGACCGCAAGACCCAGAAGTGGACGGTCGCGGACAGCCAGACCAGCCTCCGCCCCATCTGGGACAAGACGGCCAAGAAGAACCTCGTCACGCCCGACCCGCGCATCGCCAACGCCGTCAGGCAGGCGCACGAGGGCACGCTGGCCTACGTGCGCGGCAAGGTGGCCGACCTCGCCGCCCCCATCACCTCCTACTGGGCGCTGGTGCAGGACGATCCCAGCGTGCAGCTCGTGAGCAACGCGCAGACCGCCTATGTCAAGGCCGCTTTGGCGGGCACCCAGTACAAGGACCTGCCGGTGCTGTCGGCCGCCGCGCCCTTCAAGGCCGGGGGCCGCGGCGGGGCCAGCTACTACACCGACATTCCCGCCGGGACGCTCGCCATCAAGAACGTGGCCGACCTGTACGTGTACCCCAATACCGTCCAGGCCGTCCTCGTGAACGGCGCGCAGGTGCAGGAGTGGTTGGAACGCGCCGCCGGGCAGTTCCGGCAGATTGACCCGAACAAGACCGAACCCCAGGCCCTGGTCGACGACAGCTTCCCCACCTACAACTTCGACGTGCTGGATGGCGTGACCTACGAGATCGACGTGACCCAGCCCTCCCGCTATGGCAGCAAGGGCGAACTGGCGAACCCCCAGGCCCACCGCATCAGGAATCTGATGTACCAGGGCAAGCCCATCGACCTGGGCGCGCAGTTCGTGGTCGCCACCAACAACTACCGCGCCTCGGGCGGCGGGAGCTTCCCCGGCCTGACCGGCAAGAACATCATCCTCCAGGCCCCCGACGAGACGCGCCAGGCCCTGATCTCGTACTTCCAGCAGCAGAAGACGGTGAACCCTGCCGCCGACGGCAACTGGAAGCTGACGCCCATCCCCGGCGTGACCCTGCTGTACGTCAGCAGCCCCAATGCCCAGAAGAACCTGCCCGCCGGGGCAACCCTGCTGCGCACACGTGACGACGGTTTCGCGGAGTACAGCATCAAGTTCTGAAGCACAAAGCAAACAGAAAGAGGCGGTGAACTGGCCGCCTCTTTCTGTTTGCTGGCCCCAGAGGTTTACTCGTCGCCGGTCTTGACGCCCTCGCTGGCAATGTGATCCGCCCGGACCGTGACCGCCTGGCCGCTGCTGCTGGTGCCGAAGAACTCGATGTCGGTCGAGCGCCCGACGCTGGCGTTGGTGGCGATGACGAGGTTCGCCAGTCCCCCCGCGAGGTTCAGGCGGTAGGGGCTGGAGGGTAGGCCCTCGGCGGGAACGACATCGTTCCGCTGGCCGCCCGTGGGTGTAAACATGGCGCAGGACTGGCTGCTGGTGCGCTCCGGGCAGGA encodes the following:
- a CDS encoding FAD-binding oxidoreductase — translated: MTPRKTALSPGSPAPKPRSNGKPDNALAAELTRLLGPQKVLSNLSERLNYRYDAIQFGATPLAVVLPESTADVVTAVRAARAAGVPVVGRGAASGLSGGAAPALPGLVISFTRMTRLDIFPERREARAQAGVVTLAVTDKARPFGLIYPPDPASFRTSTIGGNLGENAGGPLCFKYGVSGDYVRGLEFVDAEGEVHELGRDAYDLAGLLIGSEGTLGLITEATLRLTPPPRFTRTLMASFAEVGACAEAVSAAIAAGAVPGKLEFMDQACTNAVEDYLHLGLPREAGAVLLVDTDGDDLDTVEEERALVEAACLAAGGTVRRAASDAESAALWQARRSVSPALGRIRPQRMNEDIVVPRSVLPDVVREIRALGDASGFHVVQFGHIGDGNLHPNILFDPRRESPEAVHDLAHRIALVAIRHGGVLSGEHGIGTMKRPFMREAVDPVTLSALWDVKRALDPAGALNPGKVLPEEE
- a CDS encoding alpha-hydroxy-acid oxidizing protein, which gives rise to MTNIGTGPGRARQTRVYVRGLGGERPAVPVAPERLQAAAQAKLGAADFAYIAGGAGAERTMRANLAAFERVRLLPRRLSGSRERDLGVELLGQTLAAPLLLAPIGVLEAAHPEADLAVARAAAAENVPFIFSSQASVPMESCAAAMGDSPRWFQLYWGTDDEVTRSFVRRAEACGAGAIVLTLDTTLLGWRPRDLDLGSLPFLRGRGIAQYLSDPVFRSRLDQALPAPAVQPPRTPALLRAGAELAARGRRFGLSLEQMQAAAARFTATYTRPDLGWDDVSRLREWTGLPILLKGILHPDDAREAASRGVNGLIVSNHGGRQIDGEVGALDALPGVVAAAGDLPVLLDSGVRTGSDVAKALALGARAVLLGRPYAYGLAIAGETGVREVIQNVLAEFDLTLGLLGVRAARDLGPQHLAPPTPSTQPC
- a CDS encoding FAD-binding oxidoreductase, with protein sequence MPILDLSPHDQTVTVSGDTGLLEVHAALPAGLYPPFPRVELPGGVGGLVARGGFGQTFFFGAEVLGVTFRAPSGRVVRAGGRTVKNVQGYDLTRPFVGSFGLLGEALEVTLRLRPGLSVRHVAAPGSLAALGHLSARFAWQDGGEVHLLHFGHAREVERALGVLPQAREVTGPLDLTSRFPDGLGVGEGAALRDRRFGWVNGGGAPPVPPLFARVAASL
- the cpdB gene encoding 2',3'-cyclic-nucleotide 2'-phosphodiesterase; the protein is MAALLLGAAGAQTVDLRILETTDLHTNALGYDYYQDKPTGEFGLEYAATLIKQAKGEKRNTLLYDNGDLIQGTPLGDFVARVQPLKAGQMHPLHAAMRVLKYDAGNLGNHEFNYGLPFLQQVVAAAPMPYVSANAYKDDGTGKPGENAFTPYLIQRKVVYDTEGRPYVLNVGVIGFLPPQIVNWDKSNLDGKIVTTDIVEAARKFVPQMKAQGADIVVAVAHSGISADYQPGQENVAAELTKVPGIDVVLSGHSHQEFPGPVYKSIPGADITKGTINGKPVVMAGFWGNDLGVVDLKLNYDRKTQKWTVADSQTSLRPIWDKTAKKNLVTPDPRIANAVRQAHEGTLAYVRGKVADLAAPITSYWALVQDDPSVQLVSNAQTAYVKAALAGTQYKDLPVLSAAAPFKAGGRGGASYYTDIPAGTLAIKNVADLYVYPNTVQAVLVNGAQVQEWLERAAGQFRQIDPNKTEPQALVDDSFPTYNFDVLDGVTYEIDVTQPSRYGSKGELANPQAHRIRNLMYQGKPIDLGAQFVVATNNYRASGGGSFPGLTGKNIILQAPDETRQALISYFQQQKTVNPAADGNWKLTPIPGVTLLYVSSPNAQKNLPAGATLLRTRDDGFAEYSIKF